The proteins below are encoded in one region of Marinobacter sp. F4206:
- a CDS encoding DUF423 domain-containing protein, with amino-acid sequence MRLPLVIGALCALFGVMAGAFGAHGLRGIVSERGLEVFQTAVTYQMYHAIALVVVSALALTGLSRRLLSVAAGFFLVGILLFSGSLYVLVLTDLRWIGPVTPLGGVCFMIAWALLVIAGLRPLGLRAE; translated from the coding sequence ATGCGCCTCCCGCTGGTGATCGGTGCCCTCTGCGCCCTGTTTGGGGTCATGGCCGGTGCCTTTGGCGCTCATGGCCTGCGTGGTATCGTCAGTGAACGGGGGCTGGAGGTGTTTCAGACCGCCGTGACCTATCAGATGTACCACGCCATCGCCCTGGTCGTGGTGTCGGCCCTGGCGCTGACCGGGCTGAGCCGCAGGCTACTGTCGGTGGCCGCCGGATTCTTCCTTGTGGGTATACTGCTTTTCAGTGGCAGTCTTTATGTGCTGGTGCTGACGGATCTTCGCTGGATCGGTCCGGTCACACCCCTCGGCGGGGTGTGTTTTATGATTGCCTGGGCATTGCTGGTGATTGCCGGGTTGCGGCCGCTCGGGCTCCGAGCGGAGTGA
- a CDS encoding symmetrical bis(5'-nucleosyl)-tetraphosphatase produces MTDYAIGDIQGCYDRLRDVLAQVSFSPSRDRLWVAGDLINRGPASLDTLRYIESLGSSAVVVLGNHDLHLLAVALGGHPPRRKDTLADILEAPDHDRLVAWLRQQHLCIRDSARNLVMVHAGVPHIWSVDQAVAYAREVEAVIRGDDAEEYFAHMYGNEPDRWDEHLSGMERWRVITNYFTRMRFVAEDGTLELATKEAAGSAPNGYKPWFEYPRGDDVRVVFGHWAALEGQTGSDQFIGLDTGCVWGGVLTMMNLDTGEKIHCDC; encoded by the coding sequence ATGACTGACTACGCCATAGGCGATATTCAGGGCTGTTACGACCGGTTGCGGGATGTCCTGGCGCAGGTGTCGTTTTCACCGTCCCGGGACCGTCTCTGGGTGGCCGGGGATTTGATTAACCGCGGCCCCGCCTCGCTGGACACCCTGCGTTACATCGAGAGTCTGGGGAGCTCGGCGGTCGTGGTTCTCGGCAACCACGACCTGCACTTGCTGGCGGTGGCGCTGGGCGGTCACCCACCGCGCCGGAAAGATACGCTGGCGGACATCCTGGAGGCGCCGGATCACGACCGGCTCGTTGCCTGGCTCAGACAGCAGCATCTGTGCATCCGGGACTCCGCCCGGAATCTGGTTATGGTCCATGCCGGTGTGCCCCACATCTGGAGCGTCGATCAGGCCGTGGCCTACGCCCGGGAAGTGGAGGCCGTGATTCGCGGTGATGACGCCGAGGAGTATTTTGCCCACATGTATGGCAACGAGCCGGACCGCTGGGACGAGCATCTCAGTGGTATGGAACGTTGGCGGGTCATTACCAACTACTTCACCCGCATGCGGTTCGTCGCCGAAGACGGAACGCTGGAACTGGCGACCAAGGAGGCGGCGGGCAGCGCGCCCAATGGGTATAAGCCTTGGTTCGAGTACCCTCGGGGCGACGACGTCCGAGTGGTGTTCGGACACTGGGCGGCGCTCGAGGGCCAGACCGGCAGCGATCAGTTTATTGGCCTGGATACCGGCTGTGTCTGGGGTGGTGTGCTGACCATGATGAATCTGGATACCGGAGAAAAGATCCACTGTGACTGCTGA
- the rsmA gene encoding 16S rRNA (adenine(1518)-N(6)/adenine(1519)-N(6))-dimethyltransferase RsmA — MSNKPGHQARKRFGQNFLHDPGVIERIVRAINPKPDDAIVEIGPGLGAITEEILAVNPRLQVVELDRDLIPVLRTKFFNYPEFRIHEADALKFDFSQLVEGGNRLRIIGNLPYNISTPLIFHLLGQAGVVKDMHFMLQKEVVQRLAAVSGDNNYGRLGIMAQYFCKVQPLFEVGPGAFRPAPKVDSAIVRLVPHETLPHPAKDLGTLQAVVRSAFNARRKTLRKALGGMISVEQLQSLGINDGLRPENLSLADYVLIADLLVDEKANGHRSDEVSND; from the coding sequence ATTGAACGGATCGTACGCGCCATCAACCCCAAGCCCGACGACGCGATTGTCGAGATCGGGCCGGGTCTGGGGGCGATCACCGAGGAAATCCTCGCGGTGAACCCGAGACTCCAGGTGGTGGAGCTGGATCGTGACCTGATTCCGGTGTTGCGCACCAAGTTCTTCAATTATCCGGAGTTCCGCATCCATGAGGCGGATGCGCTGAAGTTCGACTTCAGCCAGTTGGTCGAGGGTGGCAACCGCCTGCGCATCATTGGCAACCTGCCGTACAACATCTCGACACCTCTGATCTTCCACCTGCTGGGGCAGGCGGGCGTGGTCAAGGACATGCATTTCATGTTGCAGAAAGAGGTGGTCCAGCGCCTGGCGGCGGTTTCGGGCGACAATAATTATGGCCGGCTGGGGATTATGGCCCAGTATTTCTGCAAGGTGCAGCCCTTGTTCGAAGTGGGACCGGGCGCGTTCCGGCCGGCACCGAAAGTGGATTCCGCCATCGTGCGTCTGGTCCCCCACGAGACCCTGCCGCATCCGGCCAAGGATCTGGGGACCTTGCAGGCGGTGGTCCGGTCGGCGTTCAATGCCCGCCGAAAGACGCTGCGCAAGGCGCTGGGCGGGATGATTTCCGTGGAGCAGTTGCAGAGTCTGGGGATCAACGACGGCCTGCGCCCGGAAAACCTCAGCCTCGCCGACTACGTATTGATTGCAGACCTGTTGGTTGACGAGAAAGCCAACGGGCACCGTTCCGATGAGGTAAGTAATGACTGA